The following are encoded in a window of Pseudalgibacter alginicilyticus genomic DNA:
- a CDS encoding alpha-L-fucosidase, whose product MKKIVITCILGFMAYTISAQKHYDYPMPDYTPTQGNLEARAEFQDMKFGMFIHWGVYSILADGEWVMLLKKIKGDNYARLADFFNPQDFNADEWVKIAKDAGMKYITITSRHHDSFSMFDTDASDFNIVDATPYGKDPLKELAEACKKEGIKLNFYYSLLDWKRDDYKDGKKGDAEAWNKYVDFMKAQLTELLTNYGEIGMIWFDGHWDQKEADWQYDEIYPLIHKLSPNTLIANNHHIQPIAGEDIQTFERDLPGENHGGYSEGVEVSQLPLESCATMASKWGYSIYDQKFKSTKQLIHFLVKAAGKNGNLLLNVGPMPNGKIQPEFVITLKEIGEWTAKYGESIYGTRGDVIKTQDWGTITKKDKTLYVHILNPTSEPYIFIPELREKISSATLFDGKTKVKFKQMKEGTFLYVDTHAMNDIDEIIKLYIK is encoded by the coding sequence ATGAAAAAGATAGTTATTACATGCATTTTAGGATTTATGGCGTACACGATTAGTGCGCAAAAACATTATGATTACCCAATGCCAGATTACACACCAACTCAAGGTAATTTGGAAGCAAGAGCAGAATTTCAAGACATGAAATTTGGAATGTTCATTCATTGGGGAGTTTATAGCATTTTAGCAGATGGAGAATGGGTTATGCTACTTAAAAAAATTAAAGGAGACAATTATGCTCGTTTAGCAGATTTTTTTAACCCTCAAGATTTTAATGCAGATGAATGGGTAAAAATAGCAAAAGATGCAGGGATGAAATATATCACTATTACATCGCGTCATCATGATAGTTTTAGCATGTTTGATACTGATGCCAGTGATTTTAATATTGTTGACGCTACACCTTATGGAAAAGATCCTTTAAAAGAATTAGCTGAAGCCTGTAAAAAAGAGGGCATTAAATTAAATTTTTATTACTCATTGCTTGATTGGAAACGTGATGATTATAAAGATGGTAAAAAAGGTGATGCAGAAGCTTGGAATAAGTATGTAGACTTTATGAAAGCACAACTTACCGAATTGCTAACTAACTATGGTGAGATAGGTATGATTTGGTTTGATGGCCATTGGGATCAAAAAGAAGCGGACTGGCAATATGATGAAATTTATCCTTTAATTCATAAGTTGAGTCCAAATACATTAATTGCAAATAATCACCATATACAGCCTATTGCAGGAGAAGATATTCAAACTTTTGAACGTGATTTACCAGGAGAAAATCATGGTGGCTATAGTGAGGGAGTTGAAGTAAGTCAATTGCCTTTAGAATCTTGTGCAACAATGGCTAGTAAGTGGGGTTATAGTATATATGATCAAAAATTTAAGTCTACAAAACAATTGATTCACTTTTTAGTAAAAGCGGCAGGTAAAAATGGCAATTTATTATTAAATGTAGGTCCGATGCCAAATGGGAAAATACAACCAGAATTTGTTATCACATTAAAAGAAATAGGTGAATGGACAGCTAAATATGGTGAAAGTATTTATGGTACTAGAGGAGATGTCATTAAAACACAAGATTGGGGAACCATTACTAAAAAAGATAAAACGTTATATGTACATATTTTAAATCCTACTTCAGAGCCTTATATTTTTATTCCTGAATTGAGAGAAAAAATAAGTTCTGCAACATTGTTTGATGGAAAAACAAAAGTTAAATTTAAGCAGATGAAAGAGGGCACATTTTTATATGTTGATACGCATGCTATGAATGATATAGATGAAATTATAAAGTTATATATAAAATAA